In Halarcobacter bivalviorum, a genomic segment contains:
- a CDS encoding quinone-dependent dihydroorotate dehydrogenase has translation MFTYNTLKKILFLFQPETAHHLGEYALRVLPNCRILNDYMVKKNFVMSPKLTQEVFGIEFKNPVGLAAGFDKNATMIKSMPALGFGFTEIGTMTPRAQEGNPKPRMFRYPEQKSVQNAMGFNNEGSSIVLENLKKVYPFTIPVGANIGKNKTTPEEHALLDYKALIRKFKDSSDYLVINISSPNTPNLRDLQNEKFITELFSMAKELTDKPIFLKIAPDMEVDVAIELCKTAVNAGAAGIIATNTTIDYSLVPNCQNFGGLSGACLTEKSRDLFKEIAKELFGKTILISVGGISTGEEAYKRLKAGATLVQAYSGLVFEGPSMVRKINEEILELMQKDGFNNISEVIGSDLI, from the coding sequence TTGTTTACCTATAACACATTAAAGAAAATATTATTTTTGTTTCAACCTGAGACAGCTCACCATTTAGGAGAGTACGCATTAAGAGTTTTACCTAACTGCAGAATTTTAAATGATTATATGGTAAAGAAAAATTTTGTAATGAGTCCAAAACTTACGCAAGAAGTTTTTGGAATAGAATTTAAAAATCCAGTTGGTTTAGCTGCAGGATTTGATAAAAATGCAACAATGATTAAATCTATGCCTGCTTTAGGATTTGGTTTTACTGAAATTGGAACAATGACTCCAAGAGCACAAGAGGGAAATCCAAAACCTAGAATGTTTAGATATCCAGAGCAAAAATCAGTTCAAAATGCAATGGGATTTAATAATGAAGGTTCTTCAATTGTTTTAGAAAACCTAAAAAAAGTTTACCCTTTTACTATTCCAGTTGGGGCAAATATTGGTAAAAATAAAACAACACCTGAAGAGCATGCTTTATTAGACTATAAAGCACTAATAAGAAAATTTAAAGATAGTAGTGATTATCTAGTTATTAATATTTCTAGTCCAAATACACCTAACTTAAGAGATTTACAAAATGAAAAATTTATTACTGAGTTATTTTCTATGGCAAAAGAACTTACTGATAAACCAATTTTTCTTAAAATTGCTCCTGATATGGAAGTAGATGTTGCAATTGAACTTTGTAAGACAGCAGTTAATGCAGGTGCAGCAGGTATTATTGCTACAAATACAACTATTGATTATTCATTAGTTCCAAATTGCCAAAATTTTGGTGGTTTAAGTGGAGCTTGTTTAACTGAAAAATCAAGGGATCTTTTTAAAGAGATTGCAAAAGAGTTATTTGGAAAAACAATTTTAATCTCTGTTGGTGGTATCTCAACAGGAGAAGAAGCATATAAAAGATTAAAAGCTGGAGCAACACTTGTTCAAGCTTATTCAGGGCTTGTATTTGAAGGTCCATCTATGGTTAGAAAAATCAATGAAGAGATTTTAGAACTAATGCAAAAAGATGGTTTTAATAACATTTCAGAAGTAATAGGTTCTGATTTAATATAA
- a CDS encoding M16 family metallopeptidase, giving the protein MSIKRLKLFIIHFSLFIIFTGDLMANSLLKYHTKTLENGLQIVAIEMDNGSDVVSTNIFYNVGSRNEIMGKSGIAHMLEHLNFKSTENLKAGEFDEIVKGFGGVNNASTSFDYTKYFIKSSSKNMEKSLELFAELMQNLTLKDEEFQPERDVVAEERRWRTDNNPMGYLQYRLFNNAYIYHPYHWTPIGFTQDIMNWSIEDIKDFHSTYYQPKNAVIVVAGDITKEEVFEASEKYFAKIKNEKEIPQKVHMVEPQQDGEKNITIYKDSQVEMLAMAFHIPNYEHEDQVALSALSELLSAGKSSYLQKILVDEKRLVNSVYAYNLELTDPGLFLFVAVCNEGIKAKDVKKEIDNIIKNIKDGKISQKEIERIKINTKADFIFSLESSSSVASLYGSYFVRGNTKPLFEYEKNIEKLKKEDISKVAKKYLTKKNSTTVILKKEK; this is encoded by the coding sequence ATGAGTATAAAAAGATTAAAACTATTCATTATTCACTTTTCGCTATTCATTATTTTTACGGGAGATTTAATGGCTAATAGTCTATTAAAATATCATACTAAAACCTTAGAAAATGGTTTACAAATAGTTGCAATAGAGATGGATAATGGTTCAGATGTTGTTTCTACAAATATCTTTTATAATGTAGGTAGTAGAAATGAGATTATGGGTAAAAGTGGAATTGCTCATATGCTAGAACATTTAAATTTTAAATCTACAGAAAACCTAAAAGCTGGTGAGTTTGATGAAATTGTTAAAGGATTTGGTGGAGTAAATAATGCTTCAACATCTTTTGACTACACAAAGTATTTTATTAAATCTAGCTCAAAGAATATGGAAAAATCTTTAGAGCTTTTTGCAGAATTAATGCAAAACCTAACTTTAAAAGATGAAGAGTTTCAACCAGAAAGAGATGTAGTAGCAGAAGAGAGAAGATGGAGAACTGATAATAACCCAATGGGATATTTACAATATAGACTATTTAACAATGCCTATATTTACCATCCATATCATTGGACTCCAATTGGTTTTACACAAGATATTATGAACTGGTCAATTGAAGATATAAAAGATTTCCATTCTACATATTATCAACCAAAAAATGCAGTTATTGTAGTTGCAGGAGATATTACTAAAGAAGAAGTTTTTGAAGCAAGCGAAAAGTATTTTGCAAAAATCAAAAATGAAAAAGAGATTCCTCAAAAAGTACATATGGTTGAGCCACAACAAGATGGTGAAAAAAATATCACTATCTATAAAGATAGCCAAGTTGAAATGCTTGCAATGGCTTTTCATATTCCAAACTATGAACATGAGGATCAAGTTGCATTAAGTGCTTTAAGTGAGTTATTAAGTGCAGGGAAAAGTTCTTATTTACAAAAAATCCTTGTAGATGAAAAAAGACTGGTTAATTCAGTATATGCTTATAACTTAGAACTTACAGATCCAGGTCTATTCCTTTTTGTAGCTGTGTGTAATGAAGGAATTAAAGCAAAAGATGTAAAAAAAGAGATTGATAATATTATTAAAAATATTAAAGATGGAAAGATTAGCCAAAAAGAGATTGAAAGAATTAAGATAAATACGAAAGCTGATTTTATTTTCTCTTTAGAGAGTTCTAGTTCAGTAGCTTCTTTATATGGTAGCTATTTTGTAAGAGGAAATACAAAACCACTTTTTGAGTATGAAAAGAATATTGAAAAGCTAAAGAAAGAGGATATTTCAAAAGTTGCTAAAAAATATTTAACAAAGAAAAACTCAACAACAGTGATATTAAAAAAAGAAAAATAA
- the dapA gene encoding 4-hydroxy-tetrahydrodipicolinate synthase, with protein MEIITGAMTALITPFKNGKVDLEKYESLIKRQIEQGIDVVVPVGTTGESATLSHAEHKDCISVAVATCKGTNAKVIAGAGSNATHEACDIAKHAQAVGAHGLLSVAPYYNKPTQEGLYQHYKAIANSVEIPFMLYNVPGRTGVEIETDTVIRLYDDVSNIYAIKEASGSLEKIVELQSRRKDLVIVSGEDGIDFPILASGGKGNISVTANILPNLKSKLVHSVLEGDFATAKKINEDLYPLNSVLFCESNPIPIKAAMYIAGLLDTLEYRLPLTAPSAQNLKEIEKILKNYEVIK; from the coding sequence ATGGAAATTATTACCGGTGCGATGACCGCATTGATTACACCATTTAAAAATGGAAAAGTTGATCTAGAAAAATATGAATCATTAATTAAAAGACAAATTGAACAAGGTATTGATGTAGTTGTTCCTGTAGGAACTACAGGTGAAAGTGCAACTTTATCTCATGCCGAACATAAAGATTGTATCTCTGTTGCAGTTGCAACTTGTAAGGGAACAAATGCAAAAGTTATTGCAGGGGCTGGTTCTAATGCTACGCATGAAGCTTGTGATATTGCAAAACATGCACAAGCAGTTGGTGCACATGGACTATTATCGGTAGCTCCATATTATAATAAACCTACACAAGAGGGTTTATATCAACACTATAAAGCAATTGCAAACTCTGTTGAAATTCCTTTTATGCTTTATAATGTACCAGGAAGAACAGGTGTTGAAATTGAAACTGATACAGTAATTAGATTATATGATGATGTTTCAAATATATATGCAATTAAAGAAGCAAGTGGGTCTTTAGAAAAAATTGTTGAATTACAATCAAGAAGAAAAGATTTAGTTATTGTTTCTGGTGAAGATGGTATTGATTTTCCAATTTTAGCAAGTGGGGGTAAAGGTAATATTTCAGTAACAGCTAATATTCTACCTAACTTAAAATCAAAACTTGTACATTCGGTTTTAGAAGGAGATTTTGCAACAGCTAAAAAAATTAATGAGGATTTATATCCTTTAAATTCTGTACTTTTCTGTGAAAGTAATCCTATCCCTATCAAAGCAGCAATGTATATAGCAGGATTATTAGATACATTAGAGTATAGACTTCCTTTAACTGCACCAAGTGCACAAAACTTAAAAGAGATAGAAAAAATTTTAAAAAATTATGAGGTAATTAAATAA
- a CDS encoding enoyl-ACP reductase, producing the protein MSNEMKGKTLVISGGTKGIGKECVYKFASNGVNVAFTYNSNAQIAEDICKDVEEKFGVKCKAYPFNILEPENYKELFLEIDKDFDRVDFFISNAMIYGRAVVGGYGKFMKLKPRGLNNIYTATVNAFVCGAQQAAKRMEKVGGGAIVSLSSTGNLVYIENYSGHGTNKAAVEAMVRYAATELGEMNIRVNAVSGGPIDTDALKAFTNYEEVKAKTAEYSPLNRIGQPEDLAQSCYFLCTSDASWITGHTLIVDGGTTFK; encoded by the coding sequence ATGAGTAACGAAATGAAAGGTAAAACTTTAGTAATTTCTGGTGGTACAAAAGGTATCGGTAAAGAGTGTGTATATAAATTTGCTAGTAATGGTGTAAATGTTGCTTTTACTTATAATTCAAATGCACAAATTGCTGAAGATATATGCAAAGATGTTGAAGAAAAATTTGGCGTAAAGTGTAAAGCATATCCTTTTAATATCTTAGAGCCTGAAAACTATAAAGAGCTATTTTTAGAGATTGACAAAGACTTTGATAGAGTTGATTTCTTCATTTCAAATGCAATGATTTATGGTAGAGCTGTAGTTGGTGGATATGGTAAATTTATGAAACTAAAACCTAGAGGATTAAATAATATCTATACTGCTACAGTAAATGCTTTTGTTTGTGGAGCACAGCAAGCAGCAAAAAGAATGGAAAAAGTTGGTGGAGGGGCAATCGTTTCTTTATCTTCTACAGGAAACTTAGTATATATTGAAAACTACTCTGGACATGGTACAAATAAAGCAGCAGTTGAAGCAATGGTTAGATATGCAGCAACTGAACTTGGAGAGATGAATATTAGAGTAAATGCTGTATCTGGTGGTCCTATTGATACTGATGCACTTAAAGCGTTTACTAACTATGAAGAAGTTAAAGCTAAAACTGCTGAATACTCTCCATTAAATAGAATTGGTCAGCCAGAAGATTTAGCACAATCTTGTTATTTCTTATGTACAAGTGATGCTTCTTGGATTACTGGGCACACTTTAATTGTTGATGGTGGGACAACTTTTAAATAA
- the pgsA gene encoding CDP-diacylglycerol--glycerol-3-phosphate 3-phosphatidyltransferase, producing MSKALNLPNTLALFRIALAPLMLWFLLERDSSVFASWHPSWLDYFAGLIFVLASVTDFFDGFIARRWNQMTKLGAILDPLADKMLMLAGFIGLMIIDRASAWAVFLILSREFFITGLRVVAVSEGKSVASTMAGKIKTVVQMIAIGFLIMNWPFATTLLWIAVILTLYSGYEYLRDYYKI from the coding sequence ATGTCTAAAGCCTTAAATCTACCGAATACTTTAGCTCTTTTTAGAATAGCATTAGCTCCGCTAATGCTATGGTTTTTACTAGAAAGAGACTCTTCTGTTTTTGCTTCATGGCATCCGTCTTGGCTTGATTACTTTGCTGGTTTAATCTTTGTACTTGCTTCTGTTACTGACTTCTTTGATGGCTTTATAGCAAGACGTTGGAATCAAATGACAAAATTAGGTGCAATTTTAGATCCACTTGCAGATAAAATGTTAATGCTTGCAGGATTTATTGGTCTTATGATTATAGATAGAGCTTCTGCTTGGGCAGTATTTTTAATACTATCAAGAGAGTTTTTTATTACAGGACTTCGTGTTGTTGCTGTTAGTGAAGGTAAAAGTGTTGCTTCAACAATGGCAGGAAAAATCAAAACTGTTGTTCAAATGATTGCAATTGGATTTTTAATTATGAACTGGCCATTTGCAACCACACTTTTATGGATTGCAGTTATCTTAACTTTATATTCAGGATATGAATATTTAAGAGACTATTATAAGATTTAA
- the rseP gene encoding RIP metalloprotease RseP has protein sequence MGTITFLLVLSFLVFFHELGHFLAARYFGVKVNVFSIGFGKQIYSKVWRGTRWQIALIPLGGYVQMKGQDDTKPGLYEDGTDSYNNKKPWQRIIILFAGPFANFVLAAILYFVIALAGANSLSPTVGTVQENSPALKAGIKPGDQIIRINNTEIKTWEQIGETIISTEGALNFYIKRDGQFISKVINPHVSDAQNMFRENIKKRMIGISPAPKVVTIYHDPVSAISFAWDKTIESSKMIFLGVQKLIQGIIPSSEIGGVITIGKVISDASESSIIALLAITALISVNLGVLNLLPIPALDGGHIMFNLYEIIARRKPSDRVFMYLTIAGWVILGSLMLLGIYNDINRLFLG, from the coding sequence TTGGGTACTATAACTTTTTTACTTGTACTTTCATTTTTAGTATTTTTTCATGAATTAGGACATTTTTTAGCTGCTAGATATTTTGGAGTAAAAGTTAATGTTTTTTCAATTGGTTTTGGAAAGCAAATTTACTCTAAAGTATGGAGAGGAACAAGATGGCAAATTGCTCTTATTCCTCTTGGTGGTTATGTTCAAATGAAAGGTCAAGATGATACAAAACCTGGTCTTTATGAAGATGGAACAGATTCATATAACAATAAAAAACCTTGGCAAAGAATAATTATACTTTTTGCAGGACCTTTTGCAAACTTTGTCCTTGCAGCAATTTTATATTTTGTAATTGCACTTGCAGGAGCAAACTCTTTAAGCCCAACTGTTGGAACCGTACAAGAGAACTCTCCTGCACTTAAAGCTGGTATTAAACCAGGTGACCAAATAATTAGAATCAATAATACTGAAATTAAAACTTGGGAACAAATTGGAGAGACTATTATCTCAACTGAAGGTGCCTTAAACTTTTATATAAAAAGAGATGGACAATTTATTTCAAAAGTTATTAATCCTCATGTTTCTGATGCACAAAATATGTTTAGAGAAAATATCAAAAAAAGAATGATTGGTATCTCTCCTGCACCTAAAGTTGTAACAATCTACCATGACCCTGTAAGTGCTATCTCTTTTGCTTGGGATAAAACTATTGAGTCATCAAAGATGATTTTCTTAGGAGTTCAAAAACTTATTCAAGGAATTATTCCAAGTAGTGAAATTGGTGGAGTAATTACTATTGGAAAAGTTATTTCTGATGCAAGTGAATCTTCTATAATTGCTCTACTTGCAATTACTGCACTTATTTCTGTGAATTTAGGAGTATTAAATTTACTTCCAATTCCTGCTTTAGATGGTGGACATATTATGTTTAACCTTTATGAGATAATTGCAAGAAGAAAACCTAGTGATAGAGTATTTATGTATCTAACTATCGCAGGATGGGTAATCTTAGGCTCTTTAATGTTGCTTGGTATTTATAACGATATTAATAGATTATTTTTAGGATAG
- a CDS encoding YggS family pyridoxal phosphate-dependent enzyme — MDKTKAVENLDKVISKVEAARLRVSEHHIVKIIGISKYSTSEDVATLYSAGQRAFGENKVQDLKQKSIDLEELPLEWHFVGRLQKNKINNLIDLNPTLMQSLDSFELAQELDKKLEAKNKKMSCLLQINSAKEDSKTGVMPEEAIEVYKKILEECPNIKLKGVMSIGAHVDDRNIIKDSFMTTKNIFDELKIYGAKYCSMGMSSDFELAIACGSNMIRVGSTLFK, encoded by the coding sequence ATGGATAAAACAAAAGCTGTAGAAAATCTTGATAAAGTAATTTCAAAAGTAGAAGCTGCAAGACTTAGAGTTTCTGAACACCATATTGTAAAAATTATTGGTATTTCAAAATACTCTACAAGTGAAGATGTAGCCACTTTATACAGTGCTGGACAAAGAGCATTTGGAGAGAATAAAGTTCAAGATTTAAAACAAAAATCAATAGACTTAGAAGAGTTACCTCTTGAGTGGCATTTTGTAGGAAGATTACAAAAAAATAAAATTAACAATCTTATTGATTTAAATCCTACTTTAATGCAATCACTTGACTCTTTTGAATTAGCTCAAGAATTAGATAAAAAACTTGAAGCAAAAAACAAAAAAATGTCATGTTTACTTCAAATAAACTCTGCAAAAGAAGATAGTAAAACAGGTGTAATGCCAGAAGAAGCTATTGAAGTTTATAAAAAAATCTTAGAAGAGTGTCCAAATATCAAACTTAAAGGAGTAATGAGTATTGGAGCTCATGTAGATGATAGAAATATTATCAAAGACTCTTTTATGACTACTAAAAATATCTTTGATGAACTTAAAATTTATGGAGCAAAATATTGTTCTATGGGAATGAGTTCTGATTTTGAACTTGCAATTGCTTGTGGTTCAAATATGATTAGAGTTGGTTCAACACTATTTAAATAA